Sequence from the Azospirillaceae bacterium genome:
CAGATAACCATAGCCGCCGTGGATCTGGATGGCGTCGGAGCACACGCGCTCGGCCATCTCCGAGGCGAACAGCTTGGCCATGGCCGCTTCCTTCAGGCACGGCACACCGGCGTCGCGCAGGGACGCGGCGTGAAGGACCATCTGGCGCGCGACTTCGATCCGGGTCGCCATGTCCGCCAGACGGAACTGCACCGCCTGATGGTCGAAGATGGGCACGCCGAAGCTCTGACGCTCCTTCGCGTAGGCGAGCGCCGCTTCGAACGCCGCCCGCGCCATCCCCACCGACTGGGCGGCGATGCCGATGCGCCCACCCTCCAGATTGGCGAGCGCCACCTTGTAGCCCTCCCCCTCGGCCCCCAGCATCAGGTCCGGGGTAACCCGGCAATCCTCCAGCATGATCGCGGCGGTGTCCGAGCAGCGCTGCCCCAGCTTGTCCTCGATCCGGGCAACCGTGTAGCCCGGCGTGTCGGTCGGTACCAGGAAGGCGCTGATGCCCTTCTTGCCCGCCCCAGGATCCGTCACGGCGAAGACCAGGGCGACACCGGCGGTGGAGCCGCTGGTGATGAACTGCTTTGCGCCGTTGATGACCCAATGATTGCCGTCGCGCCGGGCGCGGGTCTTGATGGCCGCCGCGTCGGAGCCCGCCTGCGGCTCGGTCAGGCAGAAGGCCGCAATCATCTCGCCCGCCGCCATCGGCCGCAGGAACCGCTCCTTCTGCTCGGCCGTCCCGTACTTCAGCACGGCGGCGCAACAGGGCGAATTCTGGACGCTGACGATGGTGGAAATGGCACCGTCCCCGGCCGCGATCTCCTCCAGCGCCAGGGCATAGCCGACCTGGTCGGCGCCGGCCCCGCCCCAGTCCTCCGGCACCATCATCCCCATGAACCCCAGGGCGCCCAGCTCTTGCAGTTCCGCGCGCGGGAACGCGCCCGTACGGTCGCGTTCGGCCGCGGTCGGCGCCAGACGCTCCTGCGCGAAGCGGCGGGCGGCGTCGCGCAGCATCTCCTGCTGTTCGGTCAACATCATCGGGTCAGTCCTCCCCCGCGGCGCACTTCACCAGGGAAGCGGTGCGCCGTCGTAGTTGTAGAAATTGCCGGTCTCCGCCGGTGTCAGGCGCGCCAGCACGCCGCGCATTCCGCGCACGCTCTCGTCGGCATCGATGTCGGCCTCTGCGCTCCCCATGTCGGTGCGGACCCATCCCGGGTGCAGCACGACGCAGGTGAAGCCCTCGGGCGCCAACTCGATCGCAAGGCACTTGTTGACCGCGTTCACCGCCGCCTTCGACGCCCGGTAGGCATAGGACATCCCGCGCGCATTCAAGGCGATCGACCCCATGCGGCTGGACACGGTCGCCACCATCCGCTGCCCGCCCGCCCGCAGGCAGGGCAGCAGCGCGCGGGTGACGCGGAACGGCCCGATGGTGTTGATTTCCAGGATTTCCGCGAATTCGGCCGTGTCGGTTTCGGCCAAGCCCACGTCCGTCCGCCGCGGCCCGCGACGGGCCATGCCGGCGTTGTTCACCAGCAGGTCGATGGGCCGCCCGGCCAGCATGTCCGCCAGTGCCGCACAGCTTTCGTCCGAGGTGACGTCCAGCGGACAGGCATGCACATCGCCGTCGACCGCGGACAGCGCCTCGGCGCTTTGCGGATTTCGGCAACCGGCCAGGACGGTCCAGCCATCCGCCGCGTATTGGCGAACGAATTCAAGACCGAGGCCGCGGGCGGCCCCGGTCACGAAGACGGTCGGCATCAGTGCAGACGCTCGACCGCGAGCGCGGTGGCCTCGCCTCCGCCGATGCACAGGCTCGCCACGCCCCGCTTCAGGCCGTGCTTTTCCAGCGCAGCCAGCAGCGTGACCACGACCCGGGCGCCGGATGCGCCGATCGGGTGGCCGAGCGCGCAGGCGCCGCCGTTCACGTTCATCTTGTCGTGGGGGATGTCCAGGTCGCGCATGGCGGCCATGGCCACCACCGCGAAGGCCTCGTTGATCTCGAACAGGTCCACGTCCCCGATGGACCAGCCGGTCTTCTCCATCAGCTTGTTGATGGCGCCGATGGGGGCGGTGGTGAACCAGGCCGGAGCCTGGGCGTGGCCGGCGTGCCCGCGGATGATGGCGCGCGGCGTCAGCCCCCGGCGCTCGGCCTCGGACCGGCGCATCAGCACCAGGGCGGCGGCACCGTCGCTGATGGAGCTGGCGTTGGCCGCGGTCACCGTACCG
This genomic interval carries:
- a CDS encoding acyl-CoA dehydrogenase family protein encodes the protein MMLTEQQEMLRDAARRFAQERLAPTAAERDRTGAFPRAELQELGALGFMGMMVPEDWGGAGADQVGYALALEEIAAGDGAISTIVSVQNSPCCAAVLKYGTAEQKERFLRPMAAGEMIAAFCLTEPQAGSDAAAIKTRARRDGNHWVINGAKQFITSGSTAGVALVFAVTDPGAGKKGISAFLVPTDTPGYTVARIEDKLGQRCSDTAAIMLEDCRVTPDLMLGAEGEGYKVALANLEGGRIGIAAQSVGMARAAFEAALAYAKERQSFGVPIFDHQAVQFRLADMATRIEVARQMVLHAASLRDAGVPCLKEAAMAKLFASEMAERVCSDAIQIHGGYGYLQDFPVERIYRDVRVCQIYEGTSDIQKLIIARQLAA
- a CDS encoding SDR family oxidoreductase, yielding MPTVFVTGAARGLGLEFVRQYAADGWTVLAGCRNPQSAEALSAVDGDVHACPLDVTSDESCAALADMLAGRPIDLLVNNAGMARRGPRRTDVGLAETDTAEFAEILEINTIGPFRVTRALLPCLRAGGQRMVATVSSRMGSIALNARGMSYAYRASKAAVNAVNKCLAIELAPEGFTCVVLHPGWVRTDMGSAEADIDADESVRGMRGVLARLTPAETGNFYNYDGAPLPW